In the genome of Magnolia sinica isolate HGM2019 chromosome 2, MsV1, whole genome shotgun sequence, one region contains:
- the LOC131236600 gene encoding amino acid permease 3-like isoform X1, with product MEWEMELKIAKMNGSEVQPQSPSLCSDDNGCIKRTGNVWTTSARIITAVISSGLPFLAWAIAQLGWIAGPTVMFLFSLVFYYTASLLADCYQSGDPVTGKRNNTYSDAVRANLGGVKVKICGVIEYLYLFGVAIGYTVTASISMMAIKRSNCFHKSGGKHPCQLSSNHYMIMFGISEIIFCQIPIINQIFCLSVVTAVMSFTYSSIGLGLGIARVAARSSFKGSLTGISIGTVTQTQKIWRSFQALGDIASAYSHLTILIKIQNTIESPHLESKTMKKATLLSITITTAFKMLCACMAYASFGDRTPSTLLSGFGFHNPFWLLDIANVALIIHLVSAYQLCCQPLLAFVEKWAIQRFPNSEFITREIPIPFGNRPYKLSLFRLVWRSTFVVVTTIISMLLPFSTDVFGVVGSFGFWPLTVYFPVEMYIAQKKIPKWSAKWVCLQIFSLACLIILVAAMVGSIAGVVIDLKTYRPFKTKY from the exons ATGGAATGGGAGATGGAGCTCAAAATAGCAAAG ATGAATGGGAGTGAAGTGCAGCCACAAAGTCCTTCCCTATGCTCTGATGACAATGGCTGCATCAAAAGAACAG GAAATGTTTGGACCACAAGTGCCCGCATAATCACAGCCGTGATCAGCTCCGGCTTGCCATTCCTGGCGTGGGCCATTGCCCAGCTGGGATGGATAgctgggcccaccgtcatgttccTGTTCTCCTTAGTGTTCTACTACACTGCCTCCCTCCTTGCTGATTGCTACCAGTCAGGCGATCCTGTTACCGGCAAGAGAAACAACACTTACAGCGATGCTGTTCGGGCTAACCTTG GTGGAGTTAAGGTTAAGATATGTGGTGTGATCGAATACCTCTATCTGTTTGGTGTGGCTATTGGTTACACGGTCACAGCGTCGATTAGCATGAT GGCGATCAAAAGGTCCAACTGCTTCCACAAGAGTGGAGGGAAGCACCCGTGCCAGTTATCGAGCAATCATTACATGATCATGTTCGGCATCTCTGAAATCATCTTCTGTCAAATTCCCATCATCAACCAGATTTTCTGTCTCTCTGTTGTTACAGCCGTCATGTCCTTTACCTACTCATCTATCGGCCTTGGTCTCGGAATTGCCCGGGTTGCAG CTAGGAGCAGCTTCAAAGGCAGCCTGACTGGAATAAGCATTGGCACAGTCACACAGACTCAAAAGATCTGGAGGAGCTTCCAAGCCCTCGGTGACATTGCATCCGCCTACTCTCATTTGACAATCCTCATTAAGATACag AACACCATCGAATCCCCACATTTGGAGTCCAAAACCATGAAGAAGGCAACCCTCCTCAGCATCACCATCACAACGGCCTTCAAAATGCTCTGCGCTTGCATGGCCTACGCTTCGTTTGGGGACCGCACTCCCAGCACCCTCCTCTCTGGCTTTGGCTTCCACAACCCCTTCTGGCTTCTCGACATCGCCAATGTGGCACTCATCATCCACCTTGTCAGTGCCTACCAGCTCTGCTGCCAGCCCCTGCTCGCATTCGTCGAGAAGTGGGCAATTCAAAGATTCCCCAACAGTGAATTCATCACGAGGGAGATCCCGATCCCATTTGGCAACCGCCCCTACAAACTCAGTCTCTTCCGTCTGGTGTGGCGGTCCACCTTCGTAGTGGTCACCACCATCATCTCCATGCTTCTCCCATTCTCCACGGACGTCTTTGGCGTTGTCGGCTCATTTGGGTTTTGGCCACTTACCGTCTACTTCCCTGTAGAGATGTACATTGCCCAGAAGAAGATACCCAAGTGGAGTGCCAAGTGGGTGTGCCTCCAGATCTTCAGCTTGGCCTGCCTCATCATCTTGGTAGcagccatggtggggtccattgcggGTGTGGTCATTGATCTGAAGACCTATAGACCATTCAAGACCAAGTACTGA
- the LOC131236600 gene encoding amino acid permease 2-like isoform X2 yields MEWEMELKIAKMNGSEVQPQSPSLCSDDNGCIKRTGNVWTTSARIITAVISSGLPFLAWAIAQLGWIAGPTVMFLFSLVFYYTASLLADCYQSGDPVTGKRNNTYSDAVRANLGGVKVKICGVIEYLYLFGVAIGYTVTASISMMAIKRSNCFHKSGGKHPCQLSSNHYMIMFGISEIIFCQIPIINQIFCLSVVTAVMSFTYSSIGLGLGIARVAARSSFKGSLTGISIGTVTQTQKIWRSFQALGDIASAYSHLTILIKIQFIQNGVPILTEHHRIPTFGVQNHEEGNPPQHHHHNGLQNALRLHGLRFVWGPHSQHPPLWLWLPQPLLASRHRQCGTHHPPCQCLPALLPAPARIRREVGNSKIPQQ; encoded by the exons ATGGAATGGGAGATGGAGCTCAAAATAGCAAAG ATGAATGGGAGTGAAGTGCAGCCACAAAGTCCTTCCCTATGCTCTGATGACAATGGCTGCATCAAAAGAACAG GAAATGTTTGGACCACAAGTGCCCGCATAATCACAGCCGTGATCAGCTCCGGCTTGCCATTCCTGGCGTGGGCCATTGCCCAGCTGGGATGGATAgctgggcccaccgtcatgttccTGTTCTCCTTAGTGTTCTACTACACTGCCTCCCTCCTTGCTGATTGCTACCAGTCAGGCGATCCTGTTACCGGCAAGAGAAACAACACTTACAGCGATGCTGTTCGGGCTAACCTTG GTGGAGTTAAGGTTAAGATATGTGGTGTGATCGAATACCTCTATCTGTTTGGTGTGGCTATTGGTTACACGGTCACAGCGTCGATTAGCATGAT GGCGATCAAAAGGTCCAACTGCTTCCACAAGAGTGGAGGGAAGCACCCGTGCCAGTTATCGAGCAATCATTACATGATCATGTTCGGCATCTCTGAAATCATCTTCTGTCAAATTCCCATCATCAACCAGATTTTCTGTCTCTCTGTTGTTACAGCCGTCATGTCCTTTACCTACTCATCTATCGGCCTTGGTCTCGGAATTGCCCGGGTTGCAG CTAGGAGCAGCTTCAAAGGCAGCCTGACTGGAATAAGCATTGGCACAGTCACACAGACTCAAAAGATCTGGAGGAGCTTCCAAGCCCTCGGTGACATTGCATCCGCCTACTCTCATTTGACAATCCTCATTAAGATACag TTCATTCAAAATGGCGTTCCAATCTTGACAGAACACCATCGAATCCCCACATTTGGAGTCCAAAACCATGAAGAAGGCAACCCTCCTCAGCATCACCATCACAACGGCCTTCAAAATGCTCTGCGCTTGCATGGCCTACGCTTCGTTTGGGGACCGCACTCCCAGCACCCTCCTCTCTGGCTTTGGCTTCCACAACCCCTTCTGGCTTCTCGACATCGCCAATGTGGCACTCATCATCCACCTTGTCAGTGCCTACCAGCTCTGCTGCCAGCCCCTGCTCGCATTCGTCGAGAAGTGGGCAATTCAAAGATTCCCCAACAGTGA